The proteins below are encoded in one region of Neisseria macacae ATCC 33926:
- a CDS encoding fatty acid--CoA ligase, with translation MNQTHNTNFYEMLAAACRKNGKGTAVFNDKEKTTYHALKQEVDAVAAYLQNMGVKFGDKVALAVSNSPEFISAYFAVSAIGAVAVPMNTFLKNNEYSYILNDCKARFMFASAGLQKELKELKKQTRVEKIIWIGEAKAADEADVRFEEARRFSGTPDLSRQPKIDDLAHIIYTSGTTGHPKGALISYGNLFSNLEGIERIFKITKRDRFVVFLPMFHSFTLTAMVLLPIYMACSIILVKSVFPFSNVLKQVLFKRATVFLGVPAIYTAMSKAKIPWYFRWFNRVRLFISGGAPLAEQTILDFKAKFPRAKLLEGYGLSECSPVVAVNTPERQKARSVGIALPGLEVKAVNDELVEVPTGEVGELIVKGGSVMQGYLNMRDATDEAIVNGWLKTGDFVTIDEDGFIFIVDRKKDLIISKGQNVYPREIEEAIYKLDAVEAAAVIGVKDQYADEEIIAFIQLKDGETLDEADVRAHLRGHLANFKIPKQIYFKDELPKNATGKVLKRVLKEQFQK, from the coding sequence ATGAATCAAACACACAACACAAATTTCTACGAAATGCTGGCCGCTGCCTGCCGTAAAAACGGCAAAGGTACTGCGGTGTTCAACGACAAAGAAAAAACCACCTACCACGCACTCAAGCAGGAAGTCGATGCCGTAGCCGCATATCTGCAAAATATGGGCGTCAAATTCGGCGATAAAGTGGCTTTGGCGGTATCCAATTCGCCGGAGTTTATCAGTGCCTATTTTGCCGTCTCCGCCATCGGCGCGGTTGCCGTACCGATGAATACGTTTTTGAAAAACAACGAATACTCGTATATTTTGAACGACTGCAAAGCGCGGTTTATGTTTGCTTCGGCAGGTTTGCAGAAAGAATTGAAGGAGCTGAAAAAACAGACCCGCGTCGAGAAAATCATTTGGATAGGCGAGGCGAAAGCGGCGGACGAAGCCGATGTGCGTTTTGAAGAAGCGCGCCGTTTTTCGGGTACGCCCGATTTGAGCCGCCAACCGAAAATCGATGATTTGGCGCATATTATTTACACTTCCGGCACGACAGGCCACCCAAAAGGCGCATTGATCAGCTATGGCAACCTGTTCTCCAACCTTGAAGGCATCGAGCGCATCTTTAAGATTACCAAACGCGACCGCTTCGTCGTGTTCCTGCCGATGTTCCACAGCTTTACGCTGACAGCCATGGTCTTGCTGCCGATTTATATGGCGTGTTCGATTATTTTGGTGAAATCCGTTTTCCCGTTCTCCAACGTTTTGAAACAGGTTTTATTCAAACGCGCGACCGTGTTTTTGGGCGTGCCCGCGATTTACACCGCCATGAGCAAGGCGAAAATCCCTTGGTATTTCAGATGGTTCAACCGCGTCCGTCTGTTTATCAGCGGCGGCGCGCCTTTGGCGGAACAAACCATCCTCGACTTTAAAGCGAAGTTCCCGCGTGCCAAGCTTTTGGAAGGCTACGGCTTGAGCGAATGCTCGCCCGTCGTCGCCGTCAACACGCCCGAAAGGCAAAAAGCCCGCAGCGTCGGCATCGCCTTGCCCGGATTGGAAGTCAAAGCCGTCAACGACGAATTGGTCGAAGTACCGACGGGCGAAGTGGGCGAACTCATCGTCAAAGGCGGTTCGGTCATGCAGGGCTACCTGAATATGCGCGATGCCACGGACGAAGCCATCGTCAACGGCTGGCTGAAAACAGGCGATTTTGTCACGATAGACGAAGACGGCTTTATCTTTATCGTCGACCGCAAAAAAGACCTGATTATTTCCAAAGGGCAAAACGTTTATCCGCGCGAAATCGAAGAGGCGATTTACAAACTCGACGCCGTCGAAGCCGCAGCCGTCATCGGCGTGAAAGACCAATACGCCGACGAAGAAATCATCGCCTTTATCCAGCTCAAAGACGGCGAAACGTTGGATGAAGCCGACGTGCGCGCCCATTTGCGCGGACATTTGGCGAATTTTAAAATCCCCAAACAGATTTACTTTAAAGACGAACTGCCGAAAAACGCAACTGGCAAAGTGTTGAAACGGGTGTTGAAAGAGCAGTTTCAGAAATAA
- a CDS encoding DUF2322 family protein: MSFQDNLAAMPDIGHLSGLDILDAQGKAVHHIPNASGKQGSLKLYNALALNFGGKLDAAAAAQGLDWFAEHVADAQANPGKHPNIDLLLQVKNENLRLLLKPVNA; this comes from the coding sequence ATGAGCTTCCAAGACAACCTCGCCGCCATGCCCGACATCGGTCATTTGAGCGGACTCGACATCCTCGACGCACAAGGCAAAGCCGTCCATCACATCCCCAACGCGTCCGGCAAACAAGGCTCGCTCAAGCTGTACAACGCTTTAGCATTGAATTTCGGCGGCAAGCTCGATGCCGCTGCTGCTGCGCAGGGCTTGGATTGGTTTGCCGAACACGTCGCCGATGCGCAAGCCAATCCGGGCAAGCATCCCAATATCGATTTGCTGTTGCAAGTGAAAAACGAAAACCTCAGATTACTTCTAAAGCCGGTTAACGCTTAA
- a CDS encoding pseudouridine synthase, producing MNDLIVLNKPHGVICQFSAHEKYGCLKDYVALPDFYPAGRLDTDSEGLLLLTNDGRLQARIADPKFKLEKTYWAQVEGSPDEAKLDMLRRGVDLGDFVTRPAKVRVLEAGEADVLWPRVPPIRVRKSVPDFWVEIRISEGKNRQVRRMTAKAGFPCLRLVRVAIGRLNLFDLGLALGQWTFAPHKP from the coding sequence ATGAATGATTTAATCGTATTGAACAAGCCCCATGGCGTGATTTGCCAGTTTTCGGCGCATGAAAAGTATGGGTGTTTGAAAGATTATGTGGCGCTGCCGGACTTTTATCCGGCGGGGCGTTTGGATACGGACAGCGAGGGTTTGCTGCTGTTGACGAACGACGGGCGTTTGCAGGCGCGGATTGCGGATCCTAAGTTTAAGCTGGAGAAAACTTATTGGGCGCAGGTGGAAGGTTCGCCTGACGAAGCGAAGCTGGATATGCTGCGGCGCGGTGTGGATTTGGGGGATTTTGTCACGCGTCCGGCAAAGGTCCGCGTGTTGGAAGCGGGCGAAGCGGATGTTTTGTGGCCGCGTGTGCCGCCTATCCGCGTGCGCAAATCCGTGCCTGATTTTTGGGTGGAAATTCGGATTTCGGAAGGGAAAAACCGGCAGGTCAGACGGATGACGGCTAAGGCGGGCTTTCCGTGCCTGCGTTTGGTCAGGGTGGCGATAGGTCGTCTGAATCTATTCGATTTGGGCTTGGCGCTTGGGCAATGGACGTTTGCGCCGCATAAGCCTTGA
- a CDS encoding ABC transporter permease: MNKQTSYWQAFKQHKRGWFALRVLAVLFAVALLAPLWSNDKPLWIRYQGEYYFPLVNEYNETVFGGDFDTPADYLDPLIRGNITSNGNYAVYLPNPYDADTLNDFDTQPDPASPSERHLLGTDDRGRDVLARLVYGFRDSLLFALALTLVTTVIGVITGAVQGYFGGKTDLLMQRFIEIWGGMPELYLLIILSSFFNPSLLILLVLLSLFGWMGLSDYVRAEFLKNRQADYVLAARSMGVGNRAIMWRHILPNSLTPVLAFLPFRISGAVLALTSLDFLGLGVPASQASLGELLAQGKDNLDAWWIGLSTVGTLTVMLLLLVMIGEGLRQAFDVRARG; encoded by the coding sequence ATGAATAAACAAACTTCTTACTGGCAGGCCTTCAAGCAACACAAACGCGGCTGGTTCGCGTTGCGGGTTTTGGCCGTTTTGTTCGCCGTCGCGCTGCTTGCGCCTTTATGGAGCAACGACAAGCCCTTGTGGATACGTTATCAGGGCGAATATTATTTTCCGCTGGTAAACGAATACAACGAAACCGTGTTCGGCGGCGATTTCGACACGCCTGCCGATTACCTCGACCCGCTGATACGCGGCAACATCACGTCAAACGGCAATTACGCCGTTTATCTGCCCAATCCCTACGATGCCGATACGCTCAATGATTTCGACACGCAGCCCGACCCTGCAAGTCCGTCCGAAAGGCACTTGCTCGGCACGGACGACCGCGGTCGCGATGTCTTGGCGCGTTTGGTTTACGGATTCCGCGATTCTCTGCTGTTCGCCCTTGCGCTGACTTTGGTAACGACCGTAATCGGCGTGATTACCGGCGCGGTGCAGGGTTATTTCGGCGGCAAGACCGACCTTTTGATGCAGCGTTTTATCGAAATCTGGGGCGGGATGCCGGAGCTTTATCTGCTGATTATCCTGTCTTCGTTTTTTAATCCCAGTTTGCTGATTTTGCTGGTGTTGCTGTCGCTGTTCGGCTGGATGGGGCTGTCGGACTACGTCCGCGCCGAGTTTTTGAAAAACCGTCAGGCAGATTACGTTTTGGCGGCGCGTTCGATGGGCGTGGGCAACCGCGCGATTATGTGGCGGCACATCCTGCCCAACAGCCTGACGCCCGTATTGGCGTTTCTGCCTTTCCGCATCTCCGGCGCGGTACTTGCGCTGACCAGCTTGGATTTCCTCGGTTTGGGCGTTCCCGCGTCGCAGGCAAGCTTGGGCGAACTCTTGGCGCAGGGCAAGGACAACTTGGACGCTTGGTGGATAGGCTTGTCTACCGTCGGTACGCTGACGGTTATGCTGCTTTTGCTGGTGATGATAGGCGAGGGCTTGCGTCAGGCGTTTGACGTGCGCGCGAGGGGATGA
- a CDS encoding ABC transporter permease subunit: MYRYILHRLLLLIPTLLGILAITFAVIQFVPGGPVEQMVQQLTHGAVSGETANATAGNIMKNGNRISPEDLAALNALYGFDKPPLTRFADMVWRFARFDLGNSFFHHETVFELVKQKMPVSMSLGLWTFFLTYLICIPLGIAKAVHDGSRFDAVTGMVVLVGYTIPPFVLGLVLLVLFGGGSFFAWFPQGGLVGDDFDTLSWAGKIKDYLWHMALPITASVAGSLAVTTVLTKNVFLEEIRRQYVYTARAKGLPEKQILWKHVFRNAMIPLITGFPAAFIGAFFTGSLLIETLFSLDGLGLLSYEAVMKRDYPVVMGTLYVFTLMGLLAKLVSDISYSWVDPRIHFGGQK; the protein is encoded by the coding sequence ATGTATCGTTACATCCTCCACCGCCTATTACTCTTAATCCCCACGCTGTTGGGGATTTTGGCGATTACTTTTGCCGTTATCCAATTCGTGCCGGGCGGGCCGGTGGAGCAGATGGTGCAGCAGTTGACGCATGGCGCGGTCAGCGGCGAGACTGCGAATGCGACGGCGGGCAACATTATGAAAAACGGCAACCGCATCAGTCCGGAAGATTTGGCGGCGTTGAATGCGCTGTACGGTTTCGACAAGCCGCCGTTGACGCGGTTTGCGGATATGGTGTGGCGGTTTGCCCGTTTTGATTTAGGTAACAGTTTTTTCCATCATGAAACCGTGTTCGAGCTGGTCAAACAGAAAATGCCGGTATCGATGAGTTTGGGCTTGTGGACGTTTTTCCTGACTTATTTGATTTGTATCCCGTTGGGCATTGCCAAGGCGGTGCACGACGGCAGCCGTTTTGACGCGGTAACGGGGATGGTGGTGCTGGTCGGTTATACCATACCGCCGTTTGTGTTGGGTTTGGTGCTGCTGGTGTTGTTCGGCGGCGGCAGCTTTTTTGCGTGGTTCCCGCAGGGCGGTTTGGTCGGCGATGATTTCGATACGTTGTCGTGGGCGGGCAAAATTAAGGATTATCTGTGGCACATGGCGCTGCCGATTACGGCTTCGGTGGCGGGCAGTCTGGCGGTAACGACGGTTTTGACGAAAAACGTGTTTCTTGAAGAAATCCGCCGCCAATATGTTTATACCGCCCGCGCCAAGGGATTGCCGGAAAAGCAGATTTTGTGGAAACACGTTTTCCGCAACGCGATGATTCCGCTGATTACCGGCTTTCCCGCTGCCTTTATCGGCGCGTTTTTCACTGGCAGCCTGCTGATTGAAACCTTGTTCTCGCTCGACGGGCTGGGGCTGCTTTCCTACGAGGCAGTGATGAAACGCGATTATCCGGTGGTGATGGGGACGCTGTATGTGTTCACGCTGATGGGTTTGCTGGCAAAATTGGTGTCGGATATTTCTTATTCGTGGGTCGATCCGCGCATTCATTTCGGCGGACAGAAATAG
- the upp gene encoding uracil phosphoribosyltransferase, whose amino-acid sequence MNVTVINHPLVRHKLTLMREADCSTYKFRTLTTELARLMAYEASRDFEIEKYIIDGWCGQIEGDRIKGKTLTVVPILRAGLGMLDGVLDLIPTAKISVVGLQRDEETLKPVSYFEKFVDSMDERPALIIDPMLATGGSMVATIDLLKAKGCKNIKALVLVAAPEGVKAVNEAHPDVTIYTAALDSHLNENGYIIPGLGDAGDKIFGTR is encoded by the coding sequence ATGAACGTAACCGTTATCAATCACCCCCTTGTCCGCCACAAACTCACGCTCATGCGCGAGGCCGATTGCAGCACTTACAAATTCCGCACCCTCACTACCGAGCTGGCGCGCCTGATGGCTTACGAAGCCAGCCGTGATTTTGAAATTGAAAAATACATTATCGACGGCTGGTGCGGTCAAATCGAAGGCGACCGCATCAAGGGCAAAACCTTGACCGTCGTGCCGATTTTGCGTGCCGGTTTGGGTATGCTCGACGGCGTGCTCGACCTGATTCCGACTGCCAAAATCAGCGTGGTCGGATTGCAGCGCGACGAAGAAACGCTCAAACCTGTTTCCTATTTTGAAAAATTTGTGGACAGCATGGACGAACGCCCCGCGCTGATTATCGACCCCATGCTCGCGACCGGCGGTTCTATGGTGGCTACCATCGACCTGTTGAAGGCGAAAGGCTGCAAAAATATTAAGGCGTTGGTACTCGTTGCCGCACCCGAAGGCGTCAAAGCCGTCAATGAAGCGCATCCCGACGTCACCATCTACACCGCCGCCCTCGATAGCCATCTGAACGAAAACGGCTACATTATCCCCGGCTTGGGCGATGCGGGCGATAAGATTTTCGGTACGCGCTGA
- a CDS encoding helix-turn-helix domain-containing protein, protein MQINEKVKKVRELSNLTQEEMASQLNMSTNGYAKIEQGKTRLNIPMLERITAILGINLMELLNIDDKNLVCLISENSQHSSNYYANETAIELEKLQLILNHKDELLLQKDREIEALKLALSAFRNT, encoded by the coding sequence ATGCAAATCAATGAAAAAGTCAAAAAAGTTCGTGAACTGAGCAATCTTACCCAAGAAGAAATGGCTTCCCAATTGAACATGTCGACCAACGGCTATGCGAAAATTGAACAGGGAAAAACAAGACTGAATATTCCAATGTTGGAACGAATTACTGCCATATTGGGTATTAATTTGATGGAGTTACTGAATATTGATGATAAAAACTTGGTTTGCCTAATTAGTGAAAACAGTCAGCATAGCAGTAATTACTATGCCAACGAAACAGCCATAGAGTTAGAAAAATTACAGCTCATATTGAATCATAAAGATGAACTGTTACTGCAAAAAGATCGTGAAATTGAGGCATTGAAATTAGCATTATCCGCTTTTAGAAACACATAA
- a CDS encoding SDR family oxidoreductase produces MAILVTGASAGFGEAMCRTFVQAGYSVIGAARRGEKLQALASELGERFYPLEMDVSRTESIRNALDSLPENFAEIDCLINNAGLALGLETADKADFGDWETMIQTNIVGLTFLTRQILPQMAERKQGYIMNLGSIAGSYAYEGSNVYGATKAFVRQFSMNLRAELADKNIRVTNIEPGLCGGTEFSNVRFKGDDERAEKVYENVESIRPQDIADTALWLYQRPAHMNVNSIEIMPVAQTFAGMKVIRNTLPVPAQAESFEKQSMSLFARIKSWFK; encoded by the coding sequence ATGGCGATTTTGGTTACCGGCGCGTCAGCCGGTTTCGGCGAGGCGATGTGCCGCACGTTTGTACAGGCCGGTTATTCCGTTATCGGCGCAGCACGGCGCGGCGAGAAACTGCAGGCATTGGCATCCGAATTGGGCGAGCGGTTTTATCCTTTGGAAATGGACGTTTCGCGTACCGAGTCGATACGCAACGCGCTCGACAGTCTGCCTGAAAATTTTGCCGAAATCGATTGCCTGATCAACAACGCCGGATTGGCATTGGGTTTGGAAACGGCGGACAAAGCAGATTTCGGCGATTGGGAAACCATGATTCAAACGAATATCGTCGGTCTGACTTTCCTGACGCGCCAAATCCTGCCGCAAATGGCGGAGCGCAAACAAGGCTATATCATGAATCTGGGTTCGATTGCCGGCAGCTATGCCTACGAGGGCAGCAACGTGTACGGTGCGACCAAGGCGTTTGTGCGCCAGTTCAGCATGAACCTGCGTGCGGAATTGGCGGATAAAAACATCCGCGTCACCAACATCGAGCCGGGTTTGTGCGGCGGTACCGAGTTTTCCAACGTCCGCTTTAAGGGCGATGACGAGCGGGCGGAAAAGGTTTATGAGAACGTCGAATCCATCCGGCCGCAAGACATTGCAGATACGGCTTTGTGGCTCTATCAGCGTCCGGCGCACATGAACGTCAACTCCATCGAAATCATGCCCGTCGCCCAAACATTTGCCGGTATGAAAGTGATCCGCAATACGCTGCCCGTGCCCGCGCAGGCGGAGAGTTTCGAGAAACAGAGTATGTCTTTGTTTGCACGGATTAAGTCGTGGTTCAAATAG
- a CDS encoding CobW family GTP-binding protein, with the protein MSEVKKTKVHLISGFLGTGKTTALKSLMEQKDPNEKWVIIVNEFGEIGIDGAVLSDNGIPVAEIAGGCLCCTAGPQMGVTVQKMLRDAKPDRLMIEASGLAHAASVIDELKAKPLDSLLEIGAVFTVVDPRQFINPDYAQQALYKDQIGICDVLVASKTDLCTPEQLAEFHDKAAKLFPPKAKVVEVQNAQLDIQWLDIPVIEKSRYRLKALPDNTMGFQSQGFTFPAGRDFDGEKLTNFFNDLHKFTDGLVRAKGVFQVLGTWVWLNWVDGQWGANQVSWRRDSRFELIAKSFDADLIEKKLQEALEK; encoded by the coding sequence ATGTCAGAAGTGAAAAAAACCAAAGTCCACCTGATTTCAGGTTTTCTGGGAACAGGCAAAACCACCGCACTCAAAAGCCTGATGGAACAAAAAGACCCGAACGAAAAATGGGTCATCATCGTCAACGAGTTTGGCGAAATCGGCATTGACGGAGCGGTATTGAGCGACAACGGCATCCCCGTGGCAGAAATCGCCGGCGGCTGTTTGTGTTGCACCGCCGGCCCGCAAATGGGCGTAACCGTACAGAAAATGCTGCGCGATGCCAAACCCGACCGCCTGATGATTGAGGCAAGCGGACTGGCGCACGCCGCCAGCGTCATCGACGAATTGAAAGCCAAACCGCTGGACAGCCTTTTGGAAATCGGCGCTGTCTTTACCGTCGTCGATCCGCGCCAGTTCATCAACCCCGATTACGCGCAGCAGGCATTGTATAAAGACCAAATCGGCATCTGCGACGTATTGGTCGCCAGCAAAACCGATTTATGTACCCCCGAACAGCTTGCCGAATTTCACGACAAAGCGGCAAAACTGTTCCCGCCCAAAGCCAAAGTGGTTGAAGTCCAAAACGCACAACTCGACATCCAATGGCTCGACATTCCCGTCATCGAAAAATCACGCTACCGTCTCAAAGCCCTGCCGGACAACACCATGGGCTTCCAGTCGCAAGGTTTTACTTTCCCCGCCGGACGCGATTTCGACGGCGAAAAATTGACCAATTTCTTCAACGACCTGCACAAGTTCACAGACGGCCTCGTCCGCGCCAAAGGCGTGTTCCAAGTGCTCGGCACATGGGTGTGGCTCAACTGGGTGGACGGGCAATGGGGCGCCAACCAAGTCTCATGGCGGCGCGACTCGCGCTTCGAGCTGATTGCCAAATCGTTTGATGCGGATTTGATTGAGAAGAAACTGCAAGAGGCTTTGGAGAAATAA
- a CDS encoding c-type cytochrome: protein MNTKLFSAALLAALTLTACGGGAPAQPKGPISEDRTTAFKSMMPEFSSMGKMVKGEEPYDVEKFKQAAATFAETSKKPFTFFQSDDKGNGRALPAVWSDAAKFKAEEDKFAAAVEKLNAAAQTGKLEEIKAAYGETGASCKSCHDTFRAPEE from the coding sequence ATGAATACCAAACTCTTCTCAGCGGCGCTGCTCGCTGCCCTGACCCTTACCGCCTGCGGTGGCGGCGCACCCGCGCAACCCAAAGGTCCGATCTCCGAAGACCGTACCACCGCGTTCAAATCCATGATGCCCGAATTCTCCAGCATGGGCAAAATGGTAAAAGGCGAAGAGCCTTACGACGTGGAAAAATTCAAGCAGGCTGCGGCAACTTTTGCCGAAACCAGCAAAAAACCTTTCACCTTCTTCCAATCTGACGACAAAGGCAACGGCCGCGCCCTGCCTGCGGTTTGGTCTGATGCGGCCAAATTCAAAGCCGAAGAAGACAAATTCGCCGCAGCCGTTGAAAAACTGAACGCCGCCGCACAAACCGGCAAGCTGGAAGAAATCAAAGCCGCTTACGGCGAAACCGGCGCAAGCTGCAAATCCTGCCACGACACCTTCCGCGCTCCGGAAGAATAA
- a CDS encoding Fur family transcriptional regulator, with the protein MKHAIKQKILEQARRDGVQVTALREQVLDIVLQQSGVIKAYNVLSQMQQQSEGVVAPPTAYRALDFWAEQGVLHKVAAVNGYILCSHAQHECDDHCHDHEEAEAHHSAFILVCTECGTADEQTLSHEWAALRAGVAESGFALKEEHVVLTGICKKCQK; encoded by the coding sequence ATGAAACACGCAATCAAACAAAAAATCCTCGAACAGGCACGCCGTGACGGCGTACAGGTAACCGCTTTGCGCGAGCAGGTGCTCGATATCGTTTTGCAGCAAAGCGGCGTGATTAAAGCCTACAACGTCTTGTCGCAGATGCAGCAGCAAAGCGAGGGCGTGGTTGCGCCGCCGACGGCCTACCGCGCCCTTGATTTTTGGGCGGAGCAGGGCGTTTTGCACAAAGTGGCGGCGGTCAACGGCTATATTTTGTGCAGCCACGCGCAGCATGAGTGCGACGACCATTGCCACGACCACGAAGAAGCCGAAGCGCACCATAGCGCGTTTATTTTGGTCTGCACCGAATGCGGCACGGCGGACGAACAAACCCTGAGCCACGAATGGGCGGCACTGCGCGCAGGCGTTGCCGAAAGCGGCTTTGCGCTGAAAGAAGAACACGTTGTTTTAACTGGAATCTGTAAAAAATGTCAGAAGTGA
- a CDS encoding DUF4198 domain-containing protein yields MKKTALFIASALLFSTTAHAHRVWVETAHTHGGEYLQAELGYGEFPELEPIAKDRLHIFSKPMQLVTEKGKENLIQKGTFNYQYRSKQPVKDGSYLVIAEYQPTFWSKNSAGWKQASIKEMPDASYCEQTRMFGKNIVNVGHESADTAVITKQVGQHLEIVPLDNPANVHVGERFKVRVLFNGEPLPNATVTATFDGFDTSDRSKTHKTEAQAFSDTTDDKGEVSIIPLRQGFWKASVEHKADFPDQSVCQKQANYTTLTFQIGHTHH; encoded by the coding sequence ATGAAAAAAACCGCATTGTTCATCGCATCCGCACTCCTGTTCAGCACAACCGCCCACGCACACCGCGTTTGGGTCGAAACCGCCCATACGCACGGCGGCGAATATCTGCAAGCTGAGTTGGGCTACGGCGAGTTTCCCGAACTCGAACCCATCGCCAAAGACCGCCTGCACATTTTCAGCAAACCCATGCAGCTCGTTACCGAAAAAGGCAAAGAAAATCTGATTCAAAAAGGGACGTTCAACTACCAATACCGCAGCAAACAGCCCGTTAAAGACGGCAGCTATCTCGTTATCGCCGAATACCAACCGACCTTCTGGTCCAAAAACAGCGCAGGCTGGAAACAGGCGAGCATCAAAGAAATGCCTGACGCCAGCTATTGCGAACAAACCCGAATGTTCGGTAAAAACATCGTCAACGTCGGACACGAAAGCGCAGACACCGCTGTCATCACCAAGCAAGTTGGACAACATTTAGAAATCGTTCCGCTGGACAACCCCGCCAACGTCCACGTCGGCGAACGCTTTAAAGTCCGCGTCCTTTTCAACGGCGAGCCGCTGCCCAACGCCACTGTTACCGCCACATTTGACGGTTTTGACACTAGCGACCGCAGCAAAACCCACAAAACCGAAGCCCAAGCCTTCTCCGATACTACGGACGATAAAGGCGAAGTCAGCATCATCCCCCTGCGTCAAGGCTTCTGGAAAGCCAGCGTAGAACACAAAGCCGATTTCCCCGATCAAAGCGTGTGCCAAAAACAGGCGAACTACACCACCCTGACCTTCCAAATCGGTCATACGCATCATTAA